From the genome of Excalfactoria chinensis isolate bCotChi1 chromosome 12, bCotChi1.hap2, whole genome shotgun sequence, one region includes:
- the ARL6IP5 gene encoding PRA1 family protein 3 has product MEVQVAPLRSWEDFFPGSDRFARPDFKDISKWNNRVVNNLLYYQTNYLMVAAAVVAIVGFLSPLNMLIGGTVVVLVFLGFVWVSHNKDILRRMKKQYPTTFVIVIMLSSYFLISYLGDVMVFMFGITLPLLLMFIHASLRLRSIKNKLENKKEEIGLKKTPMGIILDALEQQEEGINKLADYIAKVKE; this is encoded by the exons ATGGAGGTGCAGGTGGCTCCGCTGCGCTCCTGGGAGGACTTCTTTCCCGGCTCCGATCGTTTCGCCCGGCCCGATTTCAAGGACATCTCGAAATGGAACAACCGGGTGGTCAACAACCTGCTCTATTACCAGACCAACTACCTGATGGTGGCCGCCGCCGTCGTCGCCATCGTAGG ATTTCTGAGTCCCCTGAATATGCTCATTGGTGGTACAGTGGTGGTCCTGGTGTTCCTGGGGTTCGTGTGGGTATCACACAACAAGGATATACTGCGCAGGATGAAGAAGCAGTACCCAACCACGTTTGTGATAGTCATCATGCTGTCTAGCTACTTCTTGATCTCCTACTTGGGAGATGTCATGGTGTTCATGTTTGGGATCactcttcctctcctct TGATGTTTATCCATGCTTCTCTGAGGCTCCGGAGCATAAAGAACAAGCTggagaacaaaaaggaagaaataggtTTGAAGAAGACCCCAATGGGTATCATACTGGATGCTCTAGAACAGCAGGAAGAGGGTATCAACAAACTGGCTGACTACATAGCTAAAGTCAAGGAGTAG
- the UBA3 gene encoding NEDD8-activating enzyme E1 catalytic subunit isoform X3 → MADGEEPMAVDGGYGDSGDWEGRWNHVKKFLERSGPFTHPDFEPGTQALEFLLSTCKVLVIGAGGLGCELLKNLALSGFRQIHVIDMDTIDVSNLNRQFLFRPKDVGRPKAEVAAEFLNSRIPSCAVVAYFKKIQDMDESFYRQFHIIVCGLDSIIARRWINGMLMSFLRYEDGVLDPSSIIPLIDGGTEGFKGNARVIIPGMTACVECTLELYPPQVNFPMCTIASMPRLPEHCIEYVRILQWPKEQPFGEGVALDGDDPEHIQWIYQKSLERASQFNIKGVTYRLTQGVVKRIIPAVASTNAVIAAVCATEVFKIATSAYIPLNNYLVFNDVDGLYTYTFEAERKENCPACSQLPQNIEISPSAKLQEILDYLTNNASLQMKSPAITATMYGGNKTLYLQTVASIEERTRPNLSKTLKELGLVDGQELAVADVTTPQTMLFKLHFTT, encoded by the exons atggCGGATGGTGAGGAACC AATGGCTGTTGATGGTGGGTATGGGGACTCTGGAGACTGGGAAGGTCGCTGGAACCATGTAAAGAAGTTCCTCGAGCGATCTGGACCGTTCACACATCCTGATTTCGAGCCAGGCACTCAA GctcttgaatttcttttaagCACGTGTAAAGTACTAGTTATTGGAGCAGGAGGGTTAGGATGTGAACTCCTGAAAAACCTG GCGCTGTCCGGTTTTAGGCAGATCCATGTAATTGACATGGATACTATAGATGTGTCCAACCTCAACCGACAGTTTCTGTTTCG accgAAAGATGTTGGGCGACCGAAAGCAGAAGTTGCAGCAGAATTCCTCAACAGTCGcatccccagctgtgctgttgtAGC atattttaaaaagattcaAGACATGGATGAAAGCTTTTATCGAC AGTTTCATATTATTGTTTGTGGGCTGGACTCTATAATTGCAAGAAGGTGGATAAATGGCATGCTG ATGTCGTTTTTACGTTATGAAGATGGTGTGCTGGATCCAAGTTCCATCATACCTTTAATAGATGGAGGGACAGAAGGTTTCAAAGGAAATGCTCGCGTGATTATTCCTGGTATGACAGCATGTGTTGAATGCACACTTGAACTTTATCCACCACAG GTCAATTTTCCCATGTGTACTATTGCATCTATGCCCAGACTACCGGAGCATTGTATTGAGTATGTCAGGATATTGCAGTGGCCAAAGGAGCAACCTTTTGGAG AAGGTGTTGCTTTGGATGGAGATGATCCTGAGCATATACAGTGGATTTACCAGAAGTCTTTGGAAAGAGCATCACAATTTAATATTAAAGGTGTTACATACAGACTCACCCAAG GGGTTGTAAAACGAATTATTCCGGCAGTAGCTTCTACAAATGCAGTAATTGCAG CTGTTTGTGCCACTGAAGTTTTTAAAATAGCCACAAg TGCATACATTCCTCTCAACAACTACTTGGTGTTCAATGACGTGGATGGATTATACACGTACACATTTGAAGCTGAAAGAAAG GAGAACTGTCCAGCTTGTAGCCAACTTCCCCAGAACATCGAGATTTCTCCATCAGCTAAATTGCAGGAGATCTTGGATTACCTGACAAATAATGCTTCATT GCAAATGAAATCTCCTGCAATCACAGCAACCATGTATGGTGGAAATAAAACTCTTTATTTACAG ACAGTAGCTTCAATTGAAGAACGAACAAGGCCAAATCTTTCCAAAACACTAAAAG agCTGGGACTTGTGGATGGCCAGGAACTTGCAGTTGCTGATGTTACTACACCACAGACGATGCTGTTCAAACTTCATTTTACCACTTAA
- the UBA3 gene encoding NEDD8-activating enzyme E1 catalytic subunit isoform X5, which produces MADGEEPEKKRRRLEELLADGMAVDGGYGDSGDWEGRWNHVKKFLERSGPFTHPDFEPGTQALEFLLSTCKVLVIGAGGLGCELLKNLALSGFRQIHVIDMDTIDVSNLNRQFLFRPKDVGRPKAEVAAEFLNSRIPSCAVVAYFKKIQDMDESFYRQFHIIVCGLDSIIARRWINGMLMSFLRYEDGVLDPSSIIPLIDGGTEGFKGNARVIIPGMTACVECTLELYPPQVNFPMCTIASMPRLPEHCIEYVRILQWPKEQPFGEGVALDGDDPEHIQWIYQKSLERASQFNIKGVTYRLTQGVVKRIIPAVASTNAVIAAVCATEVFKIATSAYIPLNNYLVFNDVDGLYTYTFEAERKENCPACSQLPQNIEISPSAKLQEILDYLTNNASLQMKSPAITATMYGGNKTLYLQTVASIEERTRPNLSKTLKELGLVDGQELAVADVTTPQTMLFKLHFTT; this is translated from the exons atggCGGATGGTGAGGAACC ggagaagaaaagaaggaggcTAGAGGAGCTGCTGGCGGATGG AATGGCTGTTGATGGTGGGTATGGGGACTCTGGAGACTGGGAAGGTCGCTGGAACCATGTAAAGAAGTTCCTCGAGCGATCTGGACCGTTCACACATCCTGATTTCGAGCCAGGCACTCAA GctcttgaatttcttttaagCACGTGTAAAGTACTAGTTATTGGAGCAGGAGGGTTAGGATGTGAACTCCTGAAAAACCTG GCGCTGTCCGGTTTTAGGCAGATCCATGTAATTGACATGGATACTATAGATGTGTCCAACCTCAACCGACAGTTTCTGTTTCG accgAAAGATGTTGGGCGACCGAAAGCAGAAGTTGCAGCAGAATTCCTCAACAGTCGcatccccagctgtgctgttgtAGC atattttaaaaagattcaAGACATGGATGAAAGCTTTTATCGAC AGTTTCATATTATTGTTTGTGGGCTGGACTCTATAATTGCAAGAAGGTGGATAAATGGCATGCTG ATGTCGTTTTTACGTTATGAAGATGGTGTGCTGGATCCAAGTTCCATCATACCTTTAATAGATGGAGGGACAGAAGGTTTCAAAGGAAATGCTCGCGTGATTATTCCTGGTATGACAGCATGTGTTGAATGCACACTTGAACTTTATCCACCACAG GTCAATTTTCCCATGTGTACTATTGCATCTATGCCCAGACTACCGGAGCATTGTATTGAGTATGTCAGGATATTGCAGTGGCCAAAGGAGCAACCTTTTGGAG AAGGTGTTGCTTTGGATGGAGATGATCCTGAGCATATACAGTGGATTTACCAGAAGTCTTTGGAAAGAGCATCACAATTTAATATTAAAGGTGTTACATACAGACTCACCCAAG GGGTTGTAAAACGAATTATTCCGGCAGTAGCTTCTACAAATGCAGTAATTGCAG CTGTTTGTGCCACTGAAGTTTTTAAAATAGCCACAAg TGCATACATTCCTCTCAACAACTACTTGGTGTTCAATGACGTGGATGGATTATACACGTACACATTTGAAGCTGAAAGAAAG GAGAACTGTCCAGCTTGTAGCCAACTTCCCCAGAACATCGAGATTTCTCCATCAGCTAAATTGCAGGAGATCTTGGATTACCTGACAAATAATGCTTCATT GCAAATGAAATCTCCTGCAATCACAGCAACCATGTATGGTGGAAATAAAACTCTTTATTTACAG ACAGTAGCTTCAATTGAAGAACGAACAAGGCCAAATCTTTCCAAAACACTAAAAG agCTGGGACTTGTGGATGGCCAGGAACTTGCAGTTGCTGATGTTACTACACCACAGACGATGCTGTTCAAACTTCATTTTACCACTTAA
- the UBA3 gene encoding NEDD8-activating enzyme E1 catalytic subunit isoform X1: MEKKRRRLEELLADGMAVDGGYGDSGDWEGRWNHVKKFLERSGPFTHPDFEPGTQALEFLLSTCKVLVIGAGGLGCELLKNLALSGFRQIHVIDMDTIDVSNLNRQFLFRPKDVGRPKAEVAAEFLNSRIPSCAVVAYFKKIQDMDESFYRQFHIIVCGLDSIIARRWINGMLMSFLRYEDGVLDPSSIIPLIDGGTEGFKGNARVIIPGMTACVECTLELYPPQVNFPMCTIASMPRLPEHCIEYVRILQWPKEQPFGEGVALDGDDPEHIQWIYQKSLERASQFNIKGVTYRLTQGVVKRIIPAVASTNAVIAAVCATEVFKIATSAYIPLNNYLVFNDVDGLYTYTFEAERKENCPACSQLPQNIEISPSAKLQEILDYLTNNASLQMKSPAITATMYGGNKTLYLQTVASIEERTRPNLSKTLKELGLVDGQELAVADVTTPQTMLFKLHFTT; the protein is encoded by the exons AT ggagaagaaaagaaggaggcTAGAGGAGCTGCTGGCGGATGG AATGGCTGTTGATGGTGGGTATGGGGACTCTGGAGACTGGGAAGGTCGCTGGAACCATGTAAAGAAGTTCCTCGAGCGATCTGGACCGTTCACACATCCTGATTTCGAGCCAGGCACTCAA GctcttgaatttcttttaagCACGTGTAAAGTACTAGTTATTGGAGCAGGAGGGTTAGGATGTGAACTCCTGAAAAACCTG GCGCTGTCCGGTTTTAGGCAGATCCATGTAATTGACATGGATACTATAGATGTGTCCAACCTCAACCGACAGTTTCTGTTTCG accgAAAGATGTTGGGCGACCGAAAGCAGAAGTTGCAGCAGAATTCCTCAACAGTCGcatccccagctgtgctgttgtAGC atattttaaaaagattcaAGACATGGATGAAAGCTTTTATCGAC AGTTTCATATTATTGTTTGTGGGCTGGACTCTATAATTGCAAGAAGGTGGATAAATGGCATGCTG ATGTCGTTTTTACGTTATGAAGATGGTGTGCTGGATCCAAGTTCCATCATACCTTTAATAGATGGAGGGACAGAAGGTTTCAAAGGAAATGCTCGCGTGATTATTCCTGGTATGACAGCATGTGTTGAATGCACACTTGAACTTTATCCACCACAG GTCAATTTTCCCATGTGTACTATTGCATCTATGCCCAGACTACCGGAGCATTGTATTGAGTATGTCAGGATATTGCAGTGGCCAAAGGAGCAACCTTTTGGAG AAGGTGTTGCTTTGGATGGAGATGATCCTGAGCATATACAGTGGATTTACCAGAAGTCTTTGGAAAGAGCATCACAATTTAATATTAAAGGTGTTACATACAGACTCACCCAAG GGGTTGTAAAACGAATTATTCCGGCAGTAGCTTCTACAAATGCAGTAATTGCAG CTGTTTGTGCCACTGAAGTTTTTAAAATAGCCACAAg TGCATACATTCCTCTCAACAACTACTTGGTGTTCAATGACGTGGATGGATTATACACGTACACATTTGAAGCTGAAAGAAAG GAGAACTGTCCAGCTTGTAGCCAACTTCCCCAGAACATCGAGATTTCTCCATCAGCTAAATTGCAGGAGATCTTGGATTACCTGACAAATAATGCTTCATT GCAAATGAAATCTCCTGCAATCACAGCAACCATGTATGGTGGAAATAAAACTCTTTATTTACAG ACAGTAGCTTCAATTGAAGAACGAACAAGGCCAAATCTTTCCAAAACACTAAAAG agCTGGGACTTGTGGATGGCCAGGAACTTGCAGTTGCTGATGTTACTACACCACAGACGATGCTGTTCAAACTTCATTTTACCACTTAA
- the UBA3 gene encoding NEDD8-activating enzyme E1 catalytic subunit isoform X2, whose protein sequence is MAPRAVLGMAVDGGYGDSGDWEGRWNHVKKFLERSGPFTHPDFEPGTQALEFLLSTCKVLVIGAGGLGCELLKNLALSGFRQIHVIDMDTIDVSNLNRQFLFRPKDVGRPKAEVAAEFLNSRIPSCAVVAYFKKIQDMDESFYRQFHIIVCGLDSIIARRWINGMLMSFLRYEDGVLDPSSIIPLIDGGTEGFKGNARVIIPGMTACVECTLELYPPQVNFPMCTIASMPRLPEHCIEYVRILQWPKEQPFGEGVALDGDDPEHIQWIYQKSLERASQFNIKGVTYRLTQGVVKRIIPAVASTNAVIAAVCATEVFKIATSAYIPLNNYLVFNDVDGLYTYTFEAERKENCPACSQLPQNIEISPSAKLQEILDYLTNNASLQMKSPAITATMYGGNKTLYLQTVASIEERTRPNLSKTLKELGLVDGQELAVADVTTPQTMLFKLHFTT, encoded by the exons ATGG CTCCCAGAGCCGTGCTGGG AATGGCTGTTGATGGTGGGTATGGGGACTCTGGAGACTGGGAAGGTCGCTGGAACCATGTAAAGAAGTTCCTCGAGCGATCTGGACCGTTCACACATCCTGATTTCGAGCCAGGCACTCAA GctcttgaatttcttttaagCACGTGTAAAGTACTAGTTATTGGAGCAGGAGGGTTAGGATGTGAACTCCTGAAAAACCTG GCGCTGTCCGGTTTTAGGCAGATCCATGTAATTGACATGGATACTATAGATGTGTCCAACCTCAACCGACAGTTTCTGTTTCG accgAAAGATGTTGGGCGACCGAAAGCAGAAGTTGCAGCAGAATTCCTCAACAGTCGcatccccagctgtgctgttgtAGC atattttaaaaagattcaAGACATGGATGAAAGCTTTTATCGAC AGTTTCATATTATTGTTTGTGGGCTGGACTCTATAATTGCAAGAAGGTGGATAAATGGCATGCTG ATGTCGTTTTTACGTTATGAAGATGGTGTGCTGGATCCAAGTTCCATCATACCTTTAATAGATGGAGGGACAGAAGGTTTCAAAGGAAATGCTCGCGTGATTATTCCTGGTATGACAGCATGTGTTGAATGCACACTTGAACTTTATCCACCACAG GTCAATTTTCCCATGTGTACTATTGCATCTATGCCCAGACTACCGGAGCATTGTATTGAGTATGTCAGGATATTGCAGTGGCCAAAGGAGCAACCTTTTGGAG AAGGTGTTGCTTTGGATGGAGATGATCCTGAGCATATACAGTGGATTTACCAGAAGTCTTTGGAAAGAGCATCACAATTTAATATTAAAGGTGTTACATACAGACTCACCCAAG GGGTTGTAAAACGAATTATTCCGGCAGTAGCTTCTACAAATGCAGTAATTGCAG CTGTTTGTGCCACTGAAGTTTTTAAAATAGCCACAAg TGCATACATTCCTCTCAACAACTACTTGGTGTTCAATGACGTGGATGGATTATACACGTACACATTTGAAGCTGAAAGAAAG GAGAACTGTCCAGCTTGTAGCCAACTTCCCCAGAACATCGAGATTTCTCCATCAGCTAAATTGCAGGAGATCTTGGATTACCTGACAAATAATGCTTCATT GCAAATGAAATCTCCTGCAATCACAGCAACCATGTATGGTGGAAATAAAACTCTTTATTTACAG ACAGTAGCTTCAATTGAAGAACGAACAAGGCCAAATCTTTCCAAAACACTAAAAG agCTGGGACTTGTGGATGGCCAGGAACTTGCAGTTGCTGATGTTACTACACCACAGACGATGCTGTTCAAACTTCATTTTACCACTTAA
- the UBA3 gene encoding NEDD8-activating enzyme E1 catalytic subunit isoform X4, with the protein MAVDGGYGDSGDWEGRWNHVKKFLERSGPFTHPDFEPGTQALEFLLSTCKVLVIGAGGLGCELLKNLALSGFRQIHVIDMDTIDVSNLNRQFLFRPKDVGRPKAEVAAEFLNSRIPSCAVVAYFKKIQDMDESFYRQFHIIVCGLDSIIARRWINGMLMSFLRYEDGVLDPSSIIPLIDGGTEGFKGNARVIIPGMTACVECTLELYPPQVNFPMCTIASMPRLPEHCIEYVRILQWPKEQPFGEGVALDGDDPEHIQWIYQKSLERASQFNIKGVTYRLTQGVVKRIIPAVASTNAVIAAVCATEVFKIATSAYIPLNNYLVFNDVDGLYTYTFEAERKENCPACSQLPQNIEISPSAKLQEILDYLTNNASLQMKSPAITATMYGGNKTLYLQTVASIEERTRPNLSKTLKELGLVDGQELAVADVTTPQTMLFKLHFTT; encoded by the exons ATGGCTGTTGATGGTGGGTATGGGGACTCTGGAGACTGGGAAGGTCGCTGGAACCATGTAAAGAAGTTCCTCGAGCGATCTGGACCGTTCACACATCCTGATTTCGAGCCAGGCACTCAA GctcttgaatttcttttaagCACGTGTAAAGTACTAGTTATTGGAGCAGGAGGGTTAGGATGTGAACTCCTGAAAAACCTG GCGCTGTCCGGTTTTAGGCAGATCCATGTAATTGACATGGATACTATAGATGTGTCCAACCTCAACCGACAGTTTCTGTTTCG accgAAAGATGTTGGGCGACCGAAAGCAGAAGTTGCAGCAGAATTCCTCAACAGTCGcatccccagctgtgctgttgtAGC atattttaaaaagattcaAGACATGGATGAAAGCTTTTATCGAC AGTTTCATATTATTGTTTGTGGGCTGGACTCTATAATTGCAAGAAGGTGGATAAATGGCATGCTG ATGTCGTTTTTACGTTATGAAGATGGTGTGCTGGATCCAAGTTCCATCATACCTTTAATAGATGGAGGGACAGAAGGTTTCAAAGGAAATGCTCGCGTGATTATTCCTGGTATGACAGCATGTGTTGAATGCACACTTGAACTTTATCCACCACAG GTCAATTTTCCCATGTGTACTATTGCATCTATGCCCAGACTACCGGAGCATTGTATTGAGTATGTCAGGATATTGCAGTGGCCAAAGGAGCAACCTTTTGGAG AAGGTGTTGCTTTGGATGGAGATGATCCTGAGCATATACAGTGGATTTACCAGAAGTCTTTGGAAAGAGCATCACAATTTAATATTAAAGGTGTTACATACAGACTCACCCAAG GGGTTGTAAAACGAATTATTCCGGCAGTAGCTTCTACAAATGCAGTAATTGCAG CTGTTTGTGCCACTGAAGTTTTTAAAATAGCCACAAg TGCATACATTCCTCTCAACAACTACTTGGTGTTCAATGACGTGGATGGATTATACACGTACACATTTGAAGCTGAAAGAAAG GAGAACTGTCCAGCTTGTAGCCAACTTCCCCAGAACATCGAGATTTCTCCATCAGCTAAATTGCAGGAGATCTTGGATTACCTGACAAATAATGCTTCATT GCAAATGAAATCTCCTGCAATCACAGCAACCATGTATGGTGGAAATAAAACTCTTTATTTACAG ACAGTAGCTTCAATTGAAGAACGAACAAGGCCAAATCTTTCCAAAACACTAAAAG agCTGGGACTTGTGGATGGCCAGGAACTTGCAGTTGCTGATGTTACTACACCACAGACGATGCTGTTCAAACTTCATTTTACCACTTAA
- the TMF1 gene encoding TATA element modulatory factor — protein sequence MSWFNASQLSSFAKQALSQAQKSIDRVLDIQAEESPWPDAVIPDYGDGTNSLISGGWDTSSWGLSSNAEPQNQPVSPTAITKPVRRAVVDESENFFSAFLSPTDVQSIQKNPVVSKPPAKSQRPKEEVKSTLKEPQHFSQQEVLVTAEAEVKDSSVGGLVDLKNLDSPREKLAENSVLKSNAEHEESTNEVADEKVSALNLKEPEDALNEKSGVGTDRAGGALDSNSQPLNTGTKDAGLETKEQKTEDRQSNTPSPPISTFSSGTSTTSDIEVLDHESVISESSVSSRQEAADSKSSLHLMQTSFQLLSTSACADYNRLDDFQKMTESGCSSDAFERIDSFSVQSLDSRSVSEINSDDELSGKACASASVAISPSAPKTETVDTLKSKSEDVNDSPVVHTEEAEMEESGRSATPVNSEQPDVLVSAVQTEEQAGKEEAEPQPDADGKVLEEDSEMEKLKKVIDSLTEKLEKRETQLLSTSKEKARLEEAYDNLKDEMFRMKEETSSISSLKEEFAQRIADAEKKLQLACKERDAAKKEVKTVKEELATRLNTNETAELLKEKEEQIKGLMEEGEKLSKQQLQNSNTIKKLRAKEKERENVNAKQNKKIREMEEELQHLKQVLDGKEDLEKQHRDSIKQLNIVVERQEKDLAKLQAEVEDLEERNRSVQAALDSAYKELADLHKANATKDSEAQEAALSREMKAKEELGLALEKAKDEARQQQEALAIQVADLRVALQRAEQQAARKEDYLRQEISELQQRLQEAESRNQELSQSVTSATRPLLRQIENLQATLGAQTSAWEKLEKNLSDRLGESQTLLAAAAERERAATEELLSNKVQMSSTESQNSRLRQENSRLQAQVEMERNKLKKMEVENSRYEVELEELKDEYARTLEDAKKEKALLTTQLEMEKMKIEQERKKAIFAQEAAKEKDRKSFTIETVSSTPTMSRSSSISGVDMAGLQTSFLSQDDPHDHSFGPTATSGSNLYDAIRMGSGSSIIENLQSQLKLREGEISHLQLEIGNLEKTRSIMAEELVKLTNQNDELEEKVKEIPKLRAQLKDLDQRYNTILQMYGEKAEEAEELRLDLEDVKNMYKTQIDELLKQRQN from the exons ATGAGCTGGTTCAACGCCTCGCAGCTGTCCAGCTTCGCCAAGCAGGCGCTGTCCCAGGCCCAGAAGTCTATAGACCGGGTGTTGGACATCCAGGCCGAGGAGAGCCCCTGGCCCGACGCCGTCATCCCCGACTACGGCGACG GAACAAATTCTCTCATAAGTGGAGGATGGGATACCTCTTCGTGGGGTTTAAGTTCAAATGCAGAACCTCAGAATCAGCCAGTATCACCAACAGCAATCACCAAACCAGTGAGGAGAGCGGTAGTAGATGAATCTGAAAACTTCTTCAGTGCCTTTCTCTCTCCAACAGACGTTCAGAGTATACAGAAAAATCCAGTGGTGTCCAAACCTCCGGCCAAATCACAGCGACCCAAGGAGGAGGTGAAAAGCACTTTAAAGGAACCTCAGCACTTCAGTCAGCAGGAAGTACTGGTGACTGCAGAGGCAGAAGTGAAAGATTCCTCTGTAGGTGGCCTAGTGGACTTGAAAAACCTTGATAGTCCAAGGGAGAAACTAGCAGAGAATTCTGTGCTTAAATCTAATGCTGAGCATGAAGAAAGCACAAATGAAGTTGCTGACGAAAAGGTGTCTGCTCTAAATTTGAAAGAACCTGAGGATGCTCTTAATGAAAAATCCGGTGTGGGGACAGATAGAGCTGGAGGTGCGCTGGATAGCAACTCACAGCCTCTTAATACAGGTACAAAAGATGCAGGCTTGGAAACTAAGGAACAAAAAACTGAAGACAGACAAAGCAATACACCATCACCCCCAATAAGCACTTTCTCCTCAGGGACATCCACAACTAGCGATATAGAAGTTTTGGACCATGAAAGTGTAATAAGTGAAAGCTCAGTAAGTTCAAGACAAGAAGCTGCAGATTCAAAATCTAGTCTTCATCTAATGCAAACATCATTTCAGCTTTTATCTACATCTGCCTGTGCAGACTATAATCGTTTGGATGACTTTCAAAAAATGACCGAAAGCGGCTGCTCCTCTGATGCTTTTGAAAGAATAGATTCATTTAGTGTGCAGTCTTTAGATAGCCGAAGTGTAAGTGAAATAAATTCGGATGATGAATTATCAGGCAAGGCTTGTGCTTCAGCATCTGTCGCTATCAGTCCTTCTGCACCAAAGACAGAAACGGTTGACACCCTGAAAAGTAAATCTGAAGATGTGAATGACAGtcctgtggtacacactgagGAAGCTGAGATGGAAGAGAGTGGGAGAAGTGCAACACCTGTTAATTCTGAGCAGCCAGATGTTTTGGTGTCTGCTGTGCAAACTGAGGAACAGGCTGGGAAAGAGGAGGCTGAACCTCAGCCTGATGCTGATGGAAAGGTGCTGGAAGAGGACtctgaaatggaaaagcttAAAAAG GTGATTGATTCATTAACTGAGAAACTGGAGAAGAGGGAAACACAATTACTGAGTACCAGTAAAGAGAAGGCACGGCTGGAAGAAGCTTATGATAACTTAAAGGA TGAAATGTTTAGAATGAAAGAAGAGACCAGCAGCATTTCATCTCTTAAGGAGGAGTTTGCACAGCGAATAGCAGATGCTGAAAAGAAGCTCCAGCTAGCATGCAAAGAAAGAGATGCAGCTAAAAAG GAAGTAAAGACTGTTAAAGAAGAGTTGGCTACTAGACTTAATACCAATGAAACTGCTgaattactgaaagaaaaagaagagcaaatcAAAGGATTGATGGAGGAAG gagaaaaACTTTCCAAACAACAGCTTCAGAATTCCAACACTATTAAGAAATTaagagcaaaggagaaagaaagagaaaatgttaacgcaaaacagaacaaaaagattagggaaatggaagaagagTTGCAGCATTTGAAACAG GTACTTGATGGCAAGGAAGACCTTGAGAAGCAGCATCGAGACAGCATTAAACAACTGAACATTGTTGTGGAGCGACAAGAAAAGGATCTTGCTAAGCTTCAGGCAGAAGTAGAAGACCTTGAAGAACGGAACAGAAGTGTCCAGGCAGCACTTGACAGTGCATACAA AGAACTTGCAGATCTTCATAAAGCTAATGCTACAAAGGACAGTGAGGCACAAGAAGCTGCCCTGAGTCGGGAAATGAAGGCAAAGGAAGAGCTTGGGTTAGCTCTGGAGAAGGCCAAGGATGAGGCACGGCAGCAGCAAGAAGCTTTGGCAATTCAG GTGGCAGACCTGAGGGTAGCTCTGCAACGTGCAGAACAGCAGGCAGCGAGAAAAGAAGACTATTTACGTCAGGAAATCAGTGAACTACAGCAG AGACTCCAGGAAGCAGAGAGCCGGAACCAAGAACTAAGTCAAAGTGTTACTTCTGCTACACGCCCTCTTCTCCGGCAGATAGAGAATTTGCAAGCCACACTGGGAGCACAAACCTCTGCTTgggaaaaactggaaaagaacCTTTCTGACAGACTTG GTGAGTCTCAAACTCTTctagcagcagctgctgagagagAACGAGCTGCTACAGAAGAGCTTCTGTCTAATAAAGTTCAGATGTCTTCTACTGAGTCTCAGAACAGTCGCTTAAGGCAAGAGAATAGTCGCCTCCAGGCTCAGGtagaaatggagagaaataaactgaagaaaatggaagttgAAAACAGTAG GTATGAGGTTGAACTAGAAGAACTCAAAGATGAGTATGCAAGAACTTTGGaagatgcaaagaaagaaaag GCACTGCTGACTACTCAGttagaaatggagaaaatgaagattgaacaggaaagaaagaaggcaatTTTTGCACaagaagcagcaaaggaaaag gaTCGGAAATCATTTACAATTGAAACTGTTTCAAGCACTCCAACTATGTCACGCTCTAGTTCCATAAGTGGAGTTGATATGGCAGGTCTTCAGACCTCTTTTCTGTCACAG GATGATCCTCATGATCACTCATTTGGACCAACAGCAACCAGTGGGAGCAACCTTTATGATGCTATAAGGATGGGATCGGGTTCAAGTATAATTGAAAACCTTCAATCACAGTTAAAACTAAGAGAAGGAGAGATCTCACATCTACAG CTGGAAATCGGAAACCTTGAAAAAACTAGATCGATAATGGCAGAAGAACTGGTTAAATTAACAAATCAAAATGATGAACTTGAAGAAAAAGTGAAGGAAATACCAAAACTGCGTGCACAGTTAAAG GACTTGGATCAAAGGTACAATACCATTCTTCAGATGTATggggagaaagcagaggaagctgaagaacTCCGGCTAGATCTTGAGGATGTGAAGAACATGTATAAGACTCAGATAGATgaacttttaaaacaaagacaaaactaa